AATcattaataatgttttaaatatatgctaaataaatTTAGtagaaaataaattttaattaaatatatttttgcatttgaaaatatatttagttttaaccttcatatattaatatatatttcaaaatgtatttcaggggcaacaaatacatttctaattttacaacccatatggcaaaattttttttttttttaagtttatataaaatatataaaagtacaattataaaatgtatcagtttgtataaaatataaataattatatttttgcagtttgAAATgatattttaacccttttatGTCTACAAAtttgtaacatacaaagtttttcttaCAATGTTTAGTGAATATACATGctttaaaatctattttttatatataaaaatggccaaaaatatattggtgaagaatatatttttgtaagcaTATTtcagcattatttttaaaaatattatagacGTATGGGTAAAGACACAGATGAATTTAGACATAAAATAATCAGAATAATAAAGCTAAAATTAGATTGACGATAAAATAACATGATTAATATCAATTAATTTTCATCATAATATTCTGTCATAAATAACAATTCAAAGCTGACATGAGTCATGACACAAACCTTCAACATCTTTTTAAGACCTCCTTCGTTGACGACAGCCATGTTTGagcacaaaaataaaacaccTGAGAAATAAATTAATAGATGTGTGATATAATGTCTGTGTGTCTCAGCTCAGGCCTGCTGCCCGGCCAAACACTTTCTAAACCTCCCAACAATCCTTTAAAACGTTTCTTTAATATAGAAACAAATTGTTATTGACTGGTTAACATATGGTTATAGTTAGTTAACTAAATGTAATTAATGTAAATACTCCTAGTTTTCATATCGAGGAAGATAAACACGACGAACGGTTTGAACGTCACTACAGTAAGAGAGTTTCACTTCCGGTGggagtgttttctgtttttcaaaataaaggtcGTTTCATGCGATGTCAGACATACGCgaacataaaatgtaaattgcCCGTTttataaattacaaaaataaaataaatatttgtataaaCTGTCACAATCATTCGCTTACATAAACAAACTAAATGTACAAATTATAAATGTAGTATATATATGAAAGTGAATGTGATAAATAACTAAATCCCACTTTGACTttgacttttttattttgtgggTACAATGAATAAACATTCAACATTGCGGGTAAAAACTGCATGAACCACATTACGATATCTACATTAAAAACAGCAACCATGCTTAAAcaaatcaatacatttacatacaaattggacaatttacatttatttaaaaattttaattcttttattttatttatttttatatattttaaaaaaaatgtattcatttatttcaacttttattcatttttgttcATTTATCATTCATTCATCTTTTCTAAACTATCTATTTTACATCTTGTACATTTTGATATCACTGTCTACATtaacaaaaaactattttcaaGTTATTTTAACAGTTTGATTCATTGAACAGATGATCTTCTGTATCCAGCTTTACATGCGAGAGTTCCTCCACTGAGTACATTGGTGGGTGAACTGAGCCTGCTGTAAAAACAACAGCAATGTCATTAAACCTAAATACCCATTCAATCATTTAAAAGTCACtataacattaaaataaaataaaaatagtttgCATCCAATGGCAATGCAAAATGATTTCTCGTTAACCAAAGCTTAAAACATTTAgatgttattttgttttatgacaTTATTTGCGTTTTCCCCAGCAACCTTTGTACATTGTTATCATATCTCAAATCTGTTTCCCTAAATGCAGAAGAACACATAGAGACATTGTTAAATTGCTTAATACGGATGTGAAATGTTTGTGATGGATCAATGAACAAGTAAAGGATACTCACAGTATTCTGGTCGCATGCACAGAGGAGGGACTTCACCAAACACAGCCATAATAACCTGAATCAAACTGTGCAGATCACATTGTGTCTGTGTTAAAAAATAGAACCATCAGAAAGAGAGAatgaaaacatttacatttatgcatctggcagatgcttttatcgaAAAAGCACTTTACTGTGCATCACAAACTATaagtttttatcagtatgtgtgttcccttggTTTGAACCCAttaccttttgtgctgctaacattTCGGCCCAAATCCAGAAactaaatgtaaacattaaaggtgcagtgtgtagattttagtggcatctagaggtgagattgtgaattgcaaccaactaCTCAGTCCACAGTTCACCCTTCCCtttcgaaatgcatagagaagctacggtagccgccacaggacaaacatgtcatcatctagtgctgcgttcacaccagtcgcggtagaggcgtcaagcacgagtgatttcaatgctaagtcaatgtgaagacacgATGACGCGCGTATGGAGGTCTCGCagtgcgaatgaggcgttttGCCCGGTACGAATGAGTGTTGCCGCAGCAAACACGCAAGTTAAAAAAGGTGAACTTTGACAGACAAACGCGCCACGtttaccaatcaggagcttgctctagtagtgacgtgattacaggaagtgcgCAGACTCACAGAAGTCGCTCctatgacgcgaatttccgcgtgaatgtctcgatgactacaATTTCACGTGCGAATTTCATgcgcaaatgaagcgagtaaactcaaaatgttcaagtggcaaactagACGTTGTAGAcacgaatttgacgcctcaaacgtggCAGCCAGAAATGGCGACTTTCATGTAAAGGAACCCACGGTGTATGTACAAAACGGcctattctaaggtaataaaaacaatacagttcattatgtaaggtctttatacaccactgataatatagttatgtatatgatattgcatttctgtcaagagatcttggtaaaagttacacaatgcacctttaaactaGCCAAAGTGTTGGATTGGTTAACCTTTATTTGTATTCTTGGTGAGTCAAAATCATATGATCACTTGTCACATTTGTCGAAAAGAGCCAAACTAATTAGTTTGAGGTCATCTTACATGTCTCCACTCATCCAGGTAAGGCAACATGATCTCCCCATTGCTGTTGACATGCCTACTGGACACAATCATCATTTCATGGGTGGGTTTCACATAGCAGATGGGAGCAGTTCTTGGATAACTTTGCTTTAGCCACAAACAAACAGGAATGTTGTATGGTTTCCCTGTAAAACAGCGTTTTGTTGTTCAGTGAGTTGAAGTTGATTTTGCTATCAATTATCTTTATGGCTGGAACTTGAACCTGTAACTTGCCTTTATATACTACCATGATGGTTCCAGTCAAACACATCAAGTTCTTCGCTGTGCCATCATTAAAAACTGTAAGAAAATTTACCAGACTTGTTTACCAGAAAATCAAACTGAAGAAATAATGTATATATCTGTAAAATGTTCATATCAAAAAGTATAAGCTATAATGTGAATTGTATCTGAGAAAGTTTGATGAAAAGTTTTATGTAATAAGTACAACAACAAACTAAAAGTTGATAGTAAAAATTTACAGGATATCATAAGCATGAGTTACAATAATCAGCAAATAACAACAATACAATTACAGTAGTTTACTGTAAACATTGCGGGGAATCCTGTCTTTTTTATTCCGTTAaattcttaaaggaaaacaccacagtttttcaatattttactatgttcttacctcaacttagacaaattaatacatccctttTTTTTCATCTTTGCAcatgtgtcgtgaatgtgttagcatttagcccagccccattcattccttaggatcaaaacagggatgaatttagaagccaccaaacacttccatgtttccctatttaaagactgttacatgagtaattACACactaagtatggtggcacaaaatatgagtaagtatggtggcttctaaattcatacCTGTCTGGACCCTaaagaatgaatggggctagggctaggctaaatgctaacacagttAAAATAGTTGAACTTGAACTTATTTAGATTAGGGTGGCCATTCacgccagttccgccggacacgtcccgaacatgttttcgggttccttttccggaagtcgcgttggtcgaccgcatacggcATCAAGTTctaatatttcgggtttaatttcagaaaagcaaccgttacatttcaaggtaagaatgaaactacaatgattgtatgcttaaaataaataaatcttaattttctaatgtattttaactgaaatgtgagatcctcgatgacgtatgcggtcgagcaacgcgacttccggagaacgaacccgaaaacatggcACGAATGGCCATCCTAATTTAGATGAAGTAAtgtaaaaaacatgttttcatgacattgatcaattttttttacagtaaaataaactttttaaaaatatgggATCTGTTGGATCTGGTTCTTATTAAACAAATTACTTGATTAATAAGTATGCAAGTTATAAATGTTGCATCATGTAGCCTACATATCCTTAAAGACACTAGTTTAGATGGTTatcaaaactaataaaaaatgtctttgttgaaaagcaaaaataaaaaacattttcatgtgAGCATTTTAACTAGAAGCATAACAAGCACATATATGTTATAAGCAAACCTTTATCCAAATGCTTACCAAATCTGTCTGTCACAGCCTCAAGGTGTCTGTGCTGAGACAAAACCGTAGAGATTTCTGATAGGACCTCTGTCCTGTGATCATACGTCTACAACACATCACCATACatgtttttaatacatattcacatttcatttaaattattGAAAAGAAGCTCAAATTGTGGAAGAGATAGTAAAAACAGAAATGTACCTTAGGTAGAATTCTCCTAAGATCCCAAGCAGTTGTcatgacttcatgattttaaatcAAATCCACCCAGGACACTGTTAGCAGCGCTAACATGCAGTACAGTACAGAGTACTTTATGAAACACAGGAAacttaaaaaacttttattgcCCTACCCAGCAGCCAATAGCAAAACAGTGATAGAAAGATTTGCTTTAAAGCTATAAACTAAAGGTTATTCAGAACAACTGTAAACAAGAAAtaaacattggtgtgtctgtaTATCAACAGCAGGTTTTTAGAagctacattgttagaaaaaagtacaaatatTGTAACTTTTTGATATTATGCCCTAAGTACATATTGTAAGGACCATTTGtgtataaaataattaagttaTGTGAACTATAACAAGAGtgcatttaacttaaaattttaagtaaatccGAAATTATTCAGCAGATTcattaaacttaattttaagttgttttaacatgaaataatttgtaacaaaacaacattataaatataatagCTTAAATCTCTAttaaactagtcctagactaaaataaatttaagagctgttcaaactgaaaacaaattGCACTTagacatcttaaaatacatcagtgccctttaatttgcctcaaaatgcacacacgtaatgtttttagtaaggcatgtttgttaaaactagttatttcctaattaaactaaggtctagtcctggcttaaactaatccctgtgcgggaaaccacccctaagacaatttaataacaaatatataagtagttaaagttcttattagTTCATATTTTGTGAAAACttataaataatcaaaatatattccttacaacatgtattgataattttaagttcatttcacttgaacgttttaatgaattttaatgCCTAAAAATTAAATCAACTAAGATTTTTTGAAGTATAtgtccaaaactcaaaatatttaGTGATGTTTCTGATTTAAGTAAACACAATATCTGGGTTATGTGTACTACAGAGCAATTTATAATGAAATCCAAAATACTTTTAACGTTGATGTTTACTACAGAGAAAAAATCAAGAGTTTGTTGGGTAATGTGTTTATCAAACCTGATGCCTTTTTTAGGTTAAGTTGAGGTGGATGTCTCCATCTGCTGGGAAAATTTGTTGGacaaaatttaaacattttccaaCAAATACTTTCATGCAGTCACGTAATGCTAAAAATGAGAGCGACATTTTCACAAtggaaaatgtacaaatgtaacTGGGCAATTCCATACAAATCATAAAAAGTTTTTAACCATACTGATATCTCAGTGGTTTAAATACCAATGCAAAGTCTCTATTACaagttttgaaaacattttattatgttttaaagtttagtAAGTGTAAATATCAGAACTTCTTCATCATAAATGCGCAtagaaaacttaaaataaatatgattcGTTCTTTGTAGTGCCGTCCCTACTCCAATTGTTGAGTATTGTttctggtttgtgcattttaaaggaacagtatgtaagaaatgtatataaattaatcataaaatggccctgatatgtcactagacagtaagaaatcattttcatttcaaatacttatatcactgacaacagcagtctggccaggatattgtcatttaaaaagtggagttgcagccctcaactgatgtttatgttgtcacgttgtatattggccaccagttgtgtgattgcagtaccagttttagccacaagtcttgttattgcaataccagttttggccacaatcctacatactgttcctttaattcaCAAAAGTATGTTGTTTcccaaaaactttttttgtcacATCAATAATGCATGTATATTTCCCTTATCTAAAACAGCAAACACATGCATAGACTGATATTTTTATGATGTCTAGACTCAATATATTGGAaataaatgcattctctgagAAAATTATATTACAAGTTTCGActgcaaatgtcacatccataacgctGGAATTGCCCAACTGCAAATTTGTTAACATGTTTAATCCAAGCTTCATAACGCAGAGAAATTTTTGTAAtagtgcatccctaatttcaATGTTCATATTGAccttaaagattttttaaaatttttttactatgtttttacctcaacttagatgaattaatacatcttttttcaatgcgtgcacttttaatctttgtacagcacctcgtgaatgtgttagcatttagcctagccccatttattccttaggatccaaacagtgctgaatttagaagccaccaaacacttccacgtttttcctatttaaagacatgagtagttacacgagtaagtatggttgcacaaaataaaacttttgtttggagccataagAATGAATGGGGTtatgctaaatgctaacacattcaagaagcgctgtacaaagattaaaagtgcacgcattgaaaaagatagatagataaatattAATTCatccaagttgaggtaagaacatagtaaaatactaAAAAACACAGTGGGGTTTTCATTTAACAGCCACACAGTGATGCTGTTATCTGTTTATTAAGGCATTCACCCACAAATAATTTTGCCAAAACATTACAACATTGAAGATTTCAAAACAGATCAACAGTTTTATTATTGAAAATTCAGTCAGCCATTTTAATTTTCTAATAGTAACGTTCTTTCGTAGCATACACATGAACCAGCACACATAACTAATGCGCCCGTGTGGATTTATTCACAAACGTATGTTAAAACAACCTGCATGTTAAGCAAAACAAATATCTCCGACCGATGACGGAGGCACAGCGCCTCCAGAGTAAATTGTACGACTCTCTCCGCCCAACCTGTATGCTGTCCGTGAGGTGTAACTGAAGGGAACGGGGACGTGGGATGAGGTCACAAGTGTCCAGTCATTGCAATCTGAGCCGAGGAAGGTTTTTCGTGTGTTGTTGAGGTCATGAGAGGTGCCGAGTTCATATAAGACCAGTGTTGAGACTTCAAGAACAATAATTTAGCAGAAATCCACAGCGCCACCCAGCACGGGTTACAAATAAAGAACATACACGAGTAAGTCATTAGTGGTGTTTATCAGGCAGACGTGGACAGACAAAAAGGTGATCCAGGTGGTCAAAGCAAGACTCGTTCCTGTTTCAAATGTCTGTTACGCAGGCGGCCTTGTTTGCTTTTTGTTAACAGTCACTTTCAGATGAGACGGTTGTCGTTTCTCACTGGTCCAGTCTGCCATGGGGAGCCATGAGCTGGTCAACAAGCGCTGGTCAGCTaagtaaaagaaaacaaaacaaattctTAGATTAAATCTACAAATGTTTCCTTTATTGAAAAGAGTCATAcataccatggctgcaggaggcgcaatgatattacgcagcgcccgaaagtagtccccttggtaactttcaatagcagaggactattttctggcgctgcgtaatatcattgtgctcctacagcagcaaagtccttgattattacgccagaacgagagtatagttcatagcaTAACAATCGCAACGTTTacttttctgtcggtcttagtacattaCGTGTGCAAGTGTGTATTTGTCACCTTGATCACGACACAACGCAGCGGCAGCTCATGCAGTCCTGGCCGCTGTCGTCCGGAGGGTTCAGCTTCCTCATTTTGTGCTGCCGGATCTCTCGTACGAGGGTATAGAAGGCGTCCTCCACACCCTGCAGACACGATAACCACAGAAACACAAAAGCACAGAGTTGATTTCTGATGATTTCATGGGAACAGATCCATGGTAATCTTACCAAAGATGACAAACAAGTGTGATGTAACATGATATTCTCATACCGTATGAATATAATGGGTTTTTCTGTGTGCAGGTCTATGTGGAAGCCTACAGTTACagatgaaatatgaaaaaacATATCTTTTAAGTTGCTGATCGAAGTTGTGATCAAAGTGTGGCCTTtttttctggctgacatcaTCAGATGGGCATACAGTAACACGGCAGCAGTGAGTCACTGCCTGCAGTGTTATACAACacaacctgtgtgtgtgtgtgtgtgtgtgtgtgtgtgtactagGTGGCAATGAGGAGGTTTACTGCATTAAACACTAAAGCCAAAAATCTCCTAGAGCTATAAAACATAGCAAGCAAAACCTCTAGGTCTGTTTGACAGGTGCGCCCGGAGCAAAGACtaaagtaataattgaattaAGAAGCCAACGGCGTTTAtaattaatgtttttacactttgaaaatgataaaaagctatgaatattttatttaatactttcCATGCCCTTGAACATTATTTACATAGAAATCGTACTATTTAATACACTTATTGAATGGTTGATCCACGTTGGAAGGTGTGATAAAACTAGGGCTgacaaaagattaatcgcgattaatcgcatacaaaaaaaagttttgcatgatatatgtgtgtgtgtgtgtgtgtgcgcactgTGTGTAACTATTTTTGtatacataaatacacacacatgcatatatgTACTTACAGAAAGacacatttacatgtatatatatatatttttatttatttttaatctgatatattttatattatatataaatataaaatatttttttctataaaaaaaattaaacaaaaaattcttacatttatatatacaaaataattccaaccaataaacacacaaatatataacaccaacacaacttttattttgtatgcgaataatcgcaattaatcttttgacagccctagataaacatattaaattaatgTGGCATGTTGCTATGAGGTTTACCATTGAAACAGCAAATGAGTATATGACAAAATAATCTGTCATCTGGATATAATGATGGATGTATGACCTTTTGGAGCTTTAACATGTTGAAAAAGGATGTTAGTACATCTGGGATGGTATAAGGGTAAGTAAATTATAAGATAATCTTTATGTTTAGGTGAATTATTTTATCCTTttgtgtttgacatcatttaaaacatCACAAGATCTTTCGTTAAGATGTTTCCATCACGTAGCCAGTTGCATCTTTATCCGACTCACTTGTCTGGTTTTGGCCGAGGTCTCGATGAAAGGGATCCCGTAGCTTCGAGCGAGCTCCTGCGCTTGCCTCGTGTCCACCGTCCGAGCTGGGAGGTCACATTTGTTACCCACAAGCACCATAGGCACATCATCCGAATCCTTTACCCGTTTGATCTGTTCCCTGTACACGGAAGAAGAGTGTCACGTCTAAACAGATTTCcactaaagtaaaaaaatactcAGATCAGAAGACAGCGACAAAATATTCACGCAGGGTACAAATATGTttactttaaaggtgcactgtgtaacttgtgtaaacttttaaaatgatctcttgacagaaatgcaatataaaatacatacaaaaccaaaatacattcactttatttattatgactcaacttgtatacttaaatgttctgatttctttgtatgtattaaatatttggcttgatggccaCATCTGGTGAATTTTGTTAATAGCTCagttagaaatccccttactgataaaaatgctcatgtgtcaaatacttattttccattctgtaactatattatcagtggtgtataaagaccttacatgatgaactgtattgtttttattaccttagaatgaaccatttttatctaaaaaccagggacgtgcacaggggggttgctcaggttgcccgggcaactgcccatatgcccttctcgactcaagttgcccttccgaggtggaaaaaaataaattgtacttttacttcgtttacactatgcagcgttacttcgttactgtattttaattaattacgaaatttctattttatttttaaattgctatcttgtgtttctggcgcattcgcgaattaatgactcgtttgagtcgattccttacaaagtgttgcaaataaatgagtcttttgagtcgattctttacaaagcgaatgggccaaacgttttaaataggttcgcgaatcagtttgaatgaattgttcagatcgctgcaaaaacggaatcgtcagaagctgttttactcgtaacctatgtagaaacacgcagaatataaccagtgtttggtgacgtggaaatgaatttaccaatcttttaactaaaagcaaaacttcacacatgtaaccgccattacatacacgcgacctgttcgtcgtcagacacagttaaacgcgtgcgcaaccagaagcattgtagcacagattgaagaaaatacatcgatgattgacgtctgatgattgtctgtactgtatgatgtaagtgattctcacaaaacacacatGACATGACAACTTTAGAAAACATgcgttttgtctaaaatcatttttatgtaagtgtaaactgtcaatgtcctcagaccataggagatttctaactttatacatatgcaaaactgttgtcagcttacttgtctgatatttcagctataagctacatcaacattgagactagagttaatttgttaatttgaaatgcttgtgtattctgtgtttgtattcttttttctgtactgtttgtgtatgttgcagttttacacataatgtagaagtgcccttcatacgtttttttctgtttgttgtggagtcaagaaatgtctaaacattaaaagatgaacatgagacaaaagtagAGAATCcgtcacattattttttttttaatggtcactgagctgtgtcctgattgtttacacatgaaaagcataaaatgtgtaggatcagtttgattcacttatgtgcatttgtgtacaacacacataagtcagcatttaatgctgttgttctttgttgttaaagcatgtatgtgttgaaacataaacaaaggttaataaaatgtgacattctaaacttctgacatactgatatttatcttaccaatttctggtctccacagcaaacagaaaaatcttgtctttacagttctgatacttatggagggcactgtattgtgtgtgtgtgtgtgtgtgtgtgtgtgtgtgtgtgtgtgtgtgtgtgtttgcgcgtgtatatctagatttattttttcatgagtaactagtaactcgctacttgagaatttttttccttgcatactttttacttctacttgagtaattatttatttagttacttgtacttttacttgagtaaagtttttggctactctttccacctctgttaaaatcttcatgaatctaggctgagtttgccacgtttaagcctaaataatcagacagatagcagctagctatcATAGCTTGCAGACTAGCATTAGGCAAACATTAGCAttttggtaggcattaggcaaacatgtttgctgattttaataaagaccctgttattctcagtccttcatataggccgtgagtttaaaaaaaaaaattaggggggggggggtgtgccctttatttaggtcagagcaactgcccctaaaaattcctgtgcacgtccctgctaAAAACACCGTGGGTCCTCTTACACgaaagtcgccattttgcgccGTCATTTTTCTACAGTAGCTCTAAACGGACAAACAGATCTATAGAGCACTTTTcttcactacgttgtctcagacgatgacatgtttgtctagTGGTGATTACTGTAGCTTCACTATATATTACGGGCCGGGGccgagccgttggttgcaatttacaatctcaccactagatgccgctaaaatctacacactggacctttaaGTTTCTTCTGAAGACTGTGTGCAGCATAGAGAACAACATGAAAACTTATGAAGCCTTGTTTTATTACCCTATATATGTAGATTAACCTCTTAATTTCCTCACCATTTCCCAGCCCAAACTGGAATAGACCGCATAATGCACAATGAATATTATACAACTATAGGCTGATATTAAACATAGCATTTCTATTACCCATGATGTACTGCATTTTGTGTTTGAAAAAATCCATTATCTAGATCCATTATCCATAAATAACAACTTGACTGATATATAATTGAATTATATTCCATTTGTTTTTTCCTTTCATGTCTTTAaaagctctctctctcgctctctctctcctaaTTGAGTAGGGATCGATTTCACCCCGACTGCACTATAAAAGCCCCACCTTACTTTCTGCTGAACAACAACTAAATATTTTGGGATGGATTCTTAGAAACGGATGACAAACTTGacagtgcatccctagttttatATTTCACCAAAT
The DNA window shown above is from Paramisgurnus dabryanus chromosome 23, PD_genome_1.1, whole genome shotgun sequence and carries:
- the LOC135781878 gene encoding tumor susceptibility gene 101 protein; translated protein: MTTAWDLRRILPKTYDHRTEVLSEISTVLSQHRHLEAVTDRFVFNDGTAKNLMCLTGTIMVVYKGKPYNIPVCLWLKQSYPRTAPICYVKPTHEMMIVSSRHVNSNGEIMLPYLDEWRHTQCDLHSLIQVIMAVFGEVPPLCMRPEYSGSVHPPMYSVEELSHVKLDTEDHLFNESNC